The genomic segment gtacaaagtgtgtataaagtgagtacaaagggtttataaaagggtttataaatgttgtacaaagggtgtataaagggtgtacaaaggctgtacaaagggtgtataaagggtgtacaaaggtgTACATCTATTCtacttctttttaaaaaatatgttgaaaggGTGAAGAAGGGTGCACAATTGGTATACAAAGGGGttagaaaggatgtagaaagggtgtagcAAGAGTGTTGAAAGGGTTTAGTAAGGgtgtaagaagatgaagaaaaatgtaGAAAGGATGTACAAAGTGTGTCTAAAGTTAGTACAAAGGGTTTGTAAAGGGTTTATAAATGTTGTACAAGGCTTGTAGAAaggttgtacaaagggtgtacaaagggtgtattgCAGTTGCATTCAAGTAATGCCCTTTGATTTCACCTGTTTCAGCCTGTGATTTATAAATCGCTTCAGCACAAAAGAAGAAACGGTCTCTCCAACGCATAAATGGTGGGGAATTcacattttcatcatttttggTAAAATCAAGTCCCCGACGAAGACATTCATAAATAGCTCTAGCATAATTCTTAGCGGATAACCccaatttaggtttaatagtaCATCCTAATAGGGGACGACCATACTTGTTCAATTTATTTCTCTGAACTTGGATGCCATGAGGCAGACCTTGGAAAGTT from the Vigna radiata var. radiata cultivar VC1973A unplaced genomic scaffold, Vradiata_ver6 scaffold_421, whole genome shotgun sequence genome contains:
- the LOC106779100 gene encoding LOW QUALITY PROTEIN: uncharacterized protein LOC106779100 (The sequence of the model RefSeq protein was modified relative to this genomic sequence to represent the inferred CDS: inserted 1 base in 1 codon; deleted 1 base in 1 codon); this translates as VYKGQCYHIEPVARKEENQFIAYVAYPLDLFEEGSVTNMFTSIVGNVFRFKALRALRXLRIPTAYVKTFQGLPHGIQVQRNKLNKYGRPLLGCTIKPKLGLSAKNYARAIYECLRRGLDFTKNDENVNSPPFMRWRDRFFFCAEAIYKSQAETGEIKGHYLNATAIHPLYTLCTTFLQALYNIYKPFTNPLY